The following coding sequences lie in one Plasmodium berghei ANKA genome assembly, chromosome: 7 genomic window:
- a CDS encoding ribosomal RNA small subunit methyltransferase NEP1, putative, whose amino-acid sequence MEPNDDNIIHFSEDNNKTEKKIIIILEGACLQLIEIKPYIYELANSIKHKNILLKGKNEDNIKNYRPDILHQCLIHLLESPLNKYGMLQIYIKTHDNQLFYVSPHLKIPKTYNQFESLMVTFLRKYKIKANEKNIYLLKIIKNDYNNILPINGKKIALSLKGEKVNLPDYVQNFKDEKIPITFFIGAVAYSNPTMNLDIIDQSISISEFSLSAAACCSSICSEFENLWKLF is encoded by the coding sequence atggaacCTAACGACGATAACATTATACACTTTTCGGAAGATAATAACAAAAcagagaaaaaaataataataatattagaGGGTGCCTGCTTGCAATTAATCGAAATAAAaccatatatttatgaattaGCTAATAgtataaaacataaaaatatattattaaagggaaaaaatgaagacaatataaaaaattatagacCCGATATTTTACATCAATGtttaatacatttattaGAAAGCccattaaataaatatggaatgttacaaatatatataaaaacgCATGATAAccaattattttatgtttccccacatttaaaaataccTAAAACATATAATCAATTTGAATCATTAATGGTTActtttttaagaaaatataaaattaaagcaaatgaaaaaaatatatatttattaaaaattataaaaaatgattataataatattttaccaattaatggaaaaaaaatagcttTGTCATTAAAAGGTGAAAAGGTTAATTTACCTGACTATGTTCAGAATTttaaagatgaaaaaattcctataacattttttataggaGCTGTAGCATATTCTAATCCAACTATGAATTTAGATATTATTGATCAAAGTATAAGTATTTCAGAATTTAGTTTGAGTGCTGCTGCTTGTTGTTCTTCGATATGTTCTGAGTTTGAAAACTTATGGAAATTATTCTGA
- a CDS encoding ATP-dependent RNA helicase DHX36, putative, translated as MKDLPILRYKNEIKEKLKNNNLIVIKGETGCGKTTQVPQIINELYFDKKENDDKDEKSNQNYSKKILVSLPRRVATITVAERVSKEMKRGNVGEYVGYSIRFKNVCSKKTKIKFVTDGILIREIMGDPLLKNYKFIILDEIHERSIRTDVLLGYTKILLEKRKNLKIILMSATFDINIFNSFLGNPPIISIPHKIHKISIFYPKNVIEDYLLSIVCTILQIHFENSYTKKNMNSSEYYEHDDLKNADQELCDHANISKNINNFNTQTSDFANECDENYNNIIGDILVFLPGQEEIEMVNIMLKEKLKIIYKGILLKKLINDKKNTNINDDEDIITKFNYAMGSLHENPIDDISFHFGDIEIIPDKIYTMKILQLYSSLPNKKQKMIFDPVSPNTRKVILSTNIAETSVTIPNIKYVIDSGKAKVKFFDEKKGCSILKITKISKDSAIQRSGRAGREGPGKVYRIYTKEEYENMKSFLIPEIFRSDLTQIYLELKAMNIKNPLNFNFPENPKKEFFIHSAKMLFKIKAIDVNNNLTELGKQLSLLPISPIYGNMLLASVSFNCIDEMATLIALLNCDSIFLNFNFYDENDGVDTNLTTTASKNEDNDELKISDKNKIISISRKKLIHPDGDHLTIIHAFYLWEQEITNSEKKQFCNMYGLNNEVLINVQKIKKQLLEILSNKMGIKINKKLHMHKWDNIMMSLCKSCYFNVAKHISNSSLFMNLVTKTKLRIHPSSTLFNSFNKPSFIFYSDVVQTKKLYARVVTKVNPEWLIKYVPNNFQISKD; from the exons aTGAAAGATTTACCAATAttaagatataaaaatgaaataaaagaaaaattaaaaaataataacctTATAGTTATAAAAGGAGAAACAGGATGTGGAAAAACAACCCAAGTGccacaaataataaatgaattgTATTTTgacaaaaaagaaaacgatgataaagatgaaaaaagtaatcaaaattattcCAAAAAAATCCTTGTGTCTTTGCCAAGAAGAGTTGCTACGATAACTGTGGCAGAACGTGTATCAAAGGAAATGAAAAGAGGAAATGTTGGCGAATATGTAGGTTATAGTATAcgatttaaaaatgtttgttcaaaaaaaacaaaaataaaattcgTAACAGATGGAATATTAATAAGAGAAATAATGGGGGATccattattaaaaaattacaaatttattattttagaTGAAATACATGAAAGATCTATAAGAACAGATGTATTACTAGGATATactaaaatattattagaaaaaagaaaaaatttaaaaattattcttATGTCAGCTACttttgatataaatatttttaacagTTTTTTAGGAAATCCTCCAATTATATCAATTCCTCataaaattcataaaatttcgattttttatccaaaaaatgtaatagaGGATTATTTATTGTCTATTGTATGTACAATTTTACAAATacattttgaaaattcctataccaaaaaaaatatgaacagtTCAGAATATTATGAACATGACGACCTAAAAAATGCAGATCAGGAGTTATGTGATCATgcaaatatttcaaaaaatataaataattttaacacACAAACTTCTGATTTTGCAAATGAATgtgatgaaaattataataatataatcgGAGATATTTTAGTATTTTTGCCTGGACAAGAAGAAATTGAAATGGTTAATATTATGCTCAAAGAAAAactaaaaattatttacaaaggaatattattaaaaaagttaataaatgataaaaaaaatacaaatataaatgatgatGAAGATATTATAACCAAATTTAATTATGCAATGGGATCACTTCATGAAAATCCTATTGATGATATATCATTCCATTTTGGTGATATTGAAATAATTCcagataaaatatatactatgaaaatattacagTTATATTCTTCGCTAcctaataaaaaacaaaaaatgatttttgACCCCGTCTCTCCTAATACACGAAAG GTAATCCTCAGCACGAACATTGCCGAAACTTCCGTGACAATTCCTAACattaaatatgtaataGATAGTGGTAAAGCAAAGGTAAAGTTTTTCgacgaaaaaaaaggatgtagtattttaaaaattacaaaaataagcaAAGATTCCGCAATTCAACGAAGTGGGCGAGCTGGTAGGGAAGGACCAGGAAAAGTTTATAGAATATACACAAAAGaagaatatgaaaatatgaaatcTTTTTTAATACCTGAAATATTTAGATCAGATCttacacaaatatatttggaACTAAAA GCAATGAACATAAAAAACCCACTAAACTTTAACTTTCCAGAAAATCCCAAAaaagaattttttattcattcaGCAAAAATgctatttaaaataaaagcaatagatgtaaataataatttgacAGAATTAGGAAAACAACTATCTTTGCTACCTATTAGTCCTATTTATGGAAATATGTTGTTAGCATCTGTTTCTTTTAATTGTATTGATGAAATGGCTACGTTAATTGCACTTTTAAATTGTGatagcatttttttaaattttaatttttatgatgaaaatgatgGAGTAGATACCAATTTGACAACAACGGCTagtaaaaatgaagataatGATGAACTCAAAATAAGtgacaaaaataaaataattagcATTtctagaaaaaaattaatacatCCAGATGGGGATCATCTAACAATAATACAtgctttttatttatggGAACAAGAAATAACAaatagtgaaaaaaaacaattttgtAATATGTATGGATTAAATAACGAagttttaataaatgtacaaaaaattaagaaacaattattagaaattttatcaaataaaatgggaataaaaataaataaaaaattgcatATGCATAAATGGGATAATATTATGATGTCTTTATGCAAATCTTGTTATTTTAATGTTGCAAAACATATATCAAATTCGTCTCTTTTTATGAATTTAGTAACTAAAACGAAATTACGCATACATCCTTCTTCTACTCTTTTCaattcttttaataaaccttcatttattttttattctgaTGTTGtgcaaacaaaaaaattatatgcacGCGTTGTCACAAAAGTCAATCCCGAATGGCTGATCAAGTATGTTCCCAACAATTTTCAGATATCTAAAGATTAG
- a CDS encoding polyribonucleotide 5'-hydroxyl-kinase Clp1, putative — MENANNTRIYHLKMYRELRIVTLEKPLKNEENEECIKIRIFPIQGNNNNDEDKNTQMCIAEIFGKELVIDKDYYFGYNEKFSIYTFTGCIVQIKGKTLQEYESKNSTIKEYLSLSYVLDAYRNLAKKKKNIGPRVLITGNNNSGKSSVSMLLLNYALKSGFKPIYIEADPKGNCDKMDINRGPGIMSCFIYDNNEGKKNDISLNTNNSNNRCRYALDYFFGYLDILDDINLYYHINECISSCTYLMLLNNLNYYSGNLKNNADQEIIYSSGFILNVPSEADIKIINNLIEIYNINIVVIIDNSFLHYSLKEYYNKDETEASLENCNNSDNIQKFVENVEKKEKEYNNVGLYKSTKNIRYNKEEEIKFERKNDDFQTNNNEYNSDNVNKIEIIEMPKYEGVIPSDNSRARYCRHLWFYDYFYKNINFNNAIYKKCHVITIKYNQTSFVRLDTKLAVPLSALPADWQNIKREIVHVTSYNGDIKNLMNCILGISYSKKINYVHLMNIAGFAHVQNVRKIETDNDNQKNEDKDYDNNIEEIDKNSSDQITNDFFIDIICPVSITTKNIPPYFIVPGNMKHIRF; from the coding sequence atggagAATGCAAATAATACCAGAATTTATCATTTGAAAATGTATAGAGAACTTCGGATAGTTACCCTTGAAAAACCATTAAAAAACGAAGAAAATGAGgaatgtataaaaattagAATATTTCCAATTCAAgggaataataataatgatgaggataaaaatacacaaaTGTGCATAGCTGAAATTTTTGGAAAAGAACTAGTAATTGATAAAGACTATTATTTTGGATATAACGAAAagttttctatatataccTTTACTGGATGTATAGTTCAAATAAAAGGGAAAACATTACAAGAATATGAAAGTAAAAATTCTAcaataaaagaatatttatCTTTATCTTATGTTTTAGATGCTTATAGAAATttagcaaaaaaaaaaaaaaacattggGCCCCGAGTATTGATAACAGGAAATAATAACTCTGGAAAAAGTTCGGTTTCTATGCTTTTGCTAAATTATGCATTAAAATCAGGATTTAAACCTATTTATATAGAAGCCGACCCAAAAGGGAATTGTGATAAAATGGATATAAATAGAGGCCCCGGAATTATGagttgttttatatatgataataatgaagGAAAAAAGAATGACATCAGTTTAAACActaataattcaaataatcGTTGTAGATACGCATTGGACTATTTCTTTGGTTATTTAGACATATTAgatgatataaatttgtattatcaTATTAATGAATGTATTAGTAGTTGTACATATTTAATGTTGTTAAATAacttaaattattattcaggaaatttaaaaaataatgccGACCaagaaattatttattcttCTGGATTTATTTTGAATGTACCATCTGAGGCtgatattaaaattataaataatttaatcgaaatatataatataaatatagttgttattattgataattcttttttacattattcATTAAaggaatattataataaagacGAGACAGAAGCTAGTTTGgaaaattgtaataattCAGATAATATTCAAAAGTTTGTTGAAaatgttgaaaaaaaagaaaaagaatataataatgttgGATTATATAAGTCaactaaaaatattagatataataaagaagaGGAAATCAAAtttgaaagaaaaaatgatgattttcaaacaaataataatgaatataatagtgataatgttaataaaatagaaataattGAAATGCCTAAATATGAAGGTGTTATACCCTCTGATAATAGTAGGGCACGATATTGTAGGCATTTATGGttttatgattatttttataaaaatataaattttaataatgcaatctataaaaaatgtcaCGTTATaacaattaaatataatcaaACAAGTTTTGTCCGATTAGATACTAAATTAGCAGTCCCTTTATCTGCTTTACCTGCAGATTggcaaaatataaaaagagaAATTGTTCATGTAACTAGCTATAATggagatataaaaaatttaatgaattGTATTTTAGGGATATCTtattctaaaaaaataaattatgtcCATCTTATGAATATAGCAGGTTTTGCACATGTACAGAATGTAAGAAAAATAGAAACAGATAATGATAaccaaaaaaatgaagataaagattatgataataatattgaagaAATCGATAAAAATAGTAGTGACCAAATAAcaaatgatttttttattgatatTATATGTCCAGTTTCTATaacaacaaaaaatataccaccatattttattgtcCCAGGAAATATGAAGCATATCCgattttaa
- a CDS encoding protein kinase 1 translates to MDLIKIYKENDILNDYINIYFDDENLKNNNKNLTYKISHIIGNGVYGVVYKADCLENGNVVALKQTYQKSAKYFKEIEIMKKLKHPNIVKLKHAFYTLCPNGGIYVHMVMEYGNTDLATSLYYITIKNSEHVNKTYKNINNSKYIKNDKDNDVKLKNDCTNFIASEENAKCVNNNNINSINESENKENLEKLQMNKCNENCMNVHDPNYNEMTKNLNKSENKCNEKNIDVNSYNNTEKEINSSNNNNVKSENDCLNTYGNIINNFNINMLQENINNICSCHNLSDYIKKCFFNENQVKIYLYQLIRATLYLHSLCITHRDIKPQNILIFLNKPNNNTDNSHENEKTQNKKCVVCIHNSVKFKCIMNKRNMNKSLDENNSNVNIKNSIVNNDCNNNEYVVNNSNALLNEDIEKYHKNYTSKFNSINENNDIKKVNKENGYYNCCSTPISMLSEKKNNSNIKHAREKRSMSFSNTYTFKNSDNEHFDYMDNSNKDNFKKALKRSKTDLVISLKMNQTNTFNNEKKETLLPLSDVDKKCIDSCENVKEKNEITNFNNDELDNIYNENNLDKIYMNSIVYKYIKLCDFNTSTKLKENYKYLSYVCSRYYRAPELLFGSNYYSHAIDTWSIGCVMGELILGKPLFLGDCASDQLVEIIKILGTPNDEDFLSFRSIYKNVKFPNIKPITLKKLISNNSSKESIDLLDKLLQFNPKKRIKLCSALLHNYFDDIRNFKVFNTNINSDKTNYTLPYITNCFNFTKEELLHYTVEERKILIPSEIRKHKLGEVMQYIDMTLDHFDQLYPNKVNLAG, encoded by the exons ATggatttaataaaaatatacaaggAAAATGACATATTAAATgactatataaatatatattttgacgatgaaaatttaaaaaataataacaaaaatttaacatataaaatttctCATATAATTGGAAATGGAGTATATGGTGTAGTGTACAAAGCTGACTGCCTTGAAAATGGCAATGTAGTAGCACTAAAACAAACATATCAAAAAAGtgcaaaatattttaaagaaattgaaattatgaaaaaattaaaacatcCAAATATTGTAAAACTAAAGCATGCTTTTTATACATTATGCCCTAATGGTGGaatatatgtgcatatgGTTATGGAATATGGTAACACTGATTTAGCTACTTcactttattatataactataaaaaattctgaacatgttaataaaacttataaaaatataaataattcgaaatatattaaaaatgacaAAGATAATGATGTGAAATTAAAGAATGATTgtacaaattttattgcTTCGGAGGAAAACGCAAAATGTgttaataacaataatataaactCAATTAATGAATCAGAAAATAAGGAAAACCTCGAAAAATTACAAATGAACAAATGTAATGAAAATTGCATGAATGTACATGACCCcaattataatgaaatgACAAAAAATCTGAACAAGTCAGAAAATAAATgcaatgaaaaaaatattgatgTAAATAGCTATAATAATAccgaaaaagaaataaattcctcaaataataataatgttaaaAGTGAAAACGATTGCTTAAATACTTATGggaatataataaacaattttaacataaatatgttacaagaaaatattaataatatatgttccTGCCATAATTTAAGtgattatattaaaaaatgtttttttaatgaaaatcaagttaaaatatatttgtaccAGTTAATTCGAGCAACATTATATTTGCACAGCCTTTGTATTACACACAGGGATATAAAACcgcaaaatattttaatttttttaaacaaaccaaataataatactgaTAATAGtcatgaaaatgaaaaaacccaaaataaaaaatgtgtagTGTGTATTCACAATTCGGTTAAGTTTAAATgtattatgaataaaagaaatatgaacaaaagtttggatgaaaataatagtaatgtgaatataaaaaattcgaTAGTAAATAACgattgtaataataatgaatatgtAGTAAATAATTCTAATGCACTATTAAATGAagatattgaaaaatatcacaaaaattatacttCAAAGTTTAATAgtattaatgaaaataatgatataaaaaaagtaaacaAAGAAAATGGTTATTATAATTGTTGCAGCACCCCTATATCGATGTtaagtgaaaaaaaaaataattcaaatattaAACATGCTAGGGAAAAACGATCAATGAGTTTTAGTAATACATATACATTCAAAAATAGTGATAATGAGCATTTTGATTATATGGATAATTCTAATAAagataattttaaaaaggcTTTAAAGAGAAGTAAAACTGATTTAGTAATTTCTCTTAAAATGAATCAAACAAATAcatttaataatgaaaaaaaagaaacatTATTACCTTTATCAGATGTggataaaaaatgtatagaTAGTTGTGAAAAtgtaaaagaaaaaaacgaaataaCGAATTTCAATAATGATGAATTggataatatttataatgaaaacaatttggataaaatatatatgaacagtattgtatataaatatataaaattatgtgATTTTAACACATctacaaaattaaaagaaaattataaatatttaagtTATGTATGTTCAAGATATTATAGAGCACCCGAATTATTATTCGGATCAAACTATTATAGCCACGCCATTGATACATGGTCGATAG GATGTGTAATGGGGGAATTGATATTGGGAAAACCCTTATTTCTCGGCGATTGCGCATCTGATCAATTAGTGgaaattatcaaaatattagGAACCCCAAATGATGAAGATTTTCTTTCATTTagaagtatatataaaaatgtaaaatttccaaatataaaaccaattacattaaaaaaattaataagtAACAATTCTTCAAAAGAAAGTATAGATTTATTAGATAAGTTATTACAATTTAATCCAAagaaaagaataaaattatgtagtgcattattacataattattttgatgaTATTCGAAATTTTAAAGTTTTTAATACTAATATTAATTCGGATAAAACAAACTATACTTTACCATATATTACAAACTGCtttaattttacaaaagAAGAATTATTACATTATACTGTCGAAGaaaggaaaatattaataccATCTGAAATACGGAAACATAAACTAGGCGAAGTAATGCAATATATAGACATGACATTAGATCATTTTGATCAATTATATCCAAACAAAGTTAATTTGGCCGGGTAA